One Lactobacillus sp. ESL0785 DNA window includes the following coding sequences:
- a CDS encoding SLAP domain-containing protein, producing MHFNNIKGTSTDNSDKSKKNRLYQVSRDLLAAGAAGIGGVLGGLVATNKTAHAATNVPKVKLAGKNATLANINSMSIPASQNGSASVSDISENNHHDESTAATKKVQSVSQKQQTASTNEAKPVSQEETAKNQTAKPQQDNENTQVLLRDTGAHSTEHSTDYSAIASEASINGSSIVSAIDSGSLSNSINESNFVSVSSANSELVASSKSSSDSVSNSLPISLSNANTSISDSSKPFGSRQSLVSNVRDSLLNLSRSNSAASASAASYRASLSQSASGSGSTSVSTLNSANDSTLIVSTNASVSNSTSVSNSELTSNSLSGDSNFNKSLEDLKTSMADVIAASQTASESFSTSVKTASASASTSTSDSKTAASTSVNLENESLSKTASIIKSEDALLNIFSNSASISKAISAIDESNSTSVSVANSQSVSNSQSTSKSLVSASDSLSASLSAANISILDDTKPLDSRQSFASNARDSLLTASQSNSIAASSAPSESASLSKSASGSDSTSTSTSQSANNSTVNASNDANASLITSRANSVSVTPEVSTLIDSINSVSTKDSQSLSLSTSIASESAATSTNNSRLSAYDNSALRSKSLSIAASIISDEMGFLDGFNGATSASSEIASYSESASKATSAINSINDSNSKSVSVSNSQSIANSQSTSESQASDSLAASLAAANASILDNNKPLDSRQSFASNARESLSTASQSNSTALSESTSLANSVSGSGLASASDSQSASSATDSASNSANASEHTSIVHSVSVTPKDSTLINSINSVSTKDSQSLSQSTNDASASAAASTNNSRLSAYDNADSQAKSLSTAASIFKSENSLLDSFNSATGGGSNSTSNGGNSSGSQSFDSNSVSISQSEAVSIAISQNSTNISNSTRDSQSASRSQSTSLSTASDSASTSTKISDSASKSMSANPSNDPDSISTSASLASVRASVSKSTSISASSSNSQSSSVASDSASASTSASQSDSTISSAKDSALDSLTGGFTSQINSGLHEAYSTSASRSTNTSALDSASRSTSLISASASASTSDSLSTSQSKNAPAFTDPVQASNSASQSTIKSQKASRSVSDSVTSASISAASSMSASANSTGANDGDSSLANSLSASTSSSLANSSDTTGGGTAGGSTGGTGGSSTGGGTTGGSSTGGTGSSSTGGGSTGGSTTGGTGGQTGTNTNNSTNNTNNTTNNNTTTNNTTNTNTTTENKTVRFLTHNAYCYNNQGQRVGTVIYSRGGKMGTYGDKVAINGRQFYSIGNGNYVAAGNFIGFESKLKHNARVYTKSGTKLKQKVRKHKWIKIYESITIHGKEYYTNIDGNCIKASNFVGFESRLKHNAFVYNKHGKRVGLKILRKRKLVKTYGSKIIKGRKFYSIGKGKYVAAGNFKK from the coding sequence ATGCATTTTAATAATATAAAAGGAACAAGTACGGATAATTCGGATAAGTCTAAAAAGAATAGATTATATCAAGTTAGCCGCGATTTATTAGCTGCAGGCGCAGCCGGTATTGGTGGAGTTTTGGGTGGCTTAGTTGCTACTAACAAGACAGCACACGCAGCTACTAATGTACCTAAAGTTAAATTGGCTGGCAAAAATGCAACGCTAGCTAATATTAATTCAATGTCAATTCCTGCATCGCAAAATGGGTCAGCTTCAGTAAGTGATATTAGTGAAAATAATCATCATGATGAATCCACTGCTGCAACCAAAAAAGTACAGTCTGTAAGTCAAAAGCAGCAGACAGCTTCAACTAATGAAGCCAAGCCAGTTAGCCAAGAAGAAACTGCTAAAAATCAAACTGCAAAACCACAACAAGATAATGAAAACACGCAAGTGTTGTTGCGGGATACAGGTGCACATAGTACCGAACATAGTACCGACTATTCAGCTATCGCTTCAGAAGCTTCTATTAATGGCTCTTCAATTGTAAGTGCAATTGATTCGGGTAGTTTAAGTAATTCAATTAATGAATCTAATTTTGTATCTGTCTCTTCTGCTAATAGTGAGTTAGTAGCTAGTTCAAAAAGTTCATCTGATTCAGTATCAAATAGTTTACCTATAAGTTTAAGTAATGCCAATACAAGTATTTCTGATTCAAGTAAACCATTTGGTAGTAGACAAAGTTTAGTTTCCAATGTCCGTGATTCGTTATTAAATCTGTCACGGTCGAATAGCGCAGCTTCAGCATCTGCAGCTAGTTATCGAGCTTCACTTAGTCAGAGTGCAAGTGGTAGTGGCTCAACTAGTGTTTCAACTTTGAATAGTGCAAATGATTCAACTTTAATTGTCTCTACAAATGCTAGTGTATCTAATAGTACCAGTGTAAGTAATAGTGAGCTTACATCTAATAGTTTGTCTGGAGATAGTAATTTTAATAAATCACTGGAAGATCTTAAGACATCAATGGCTGATGTAATAGCTGCTAGTCAAACAGCTTCAGAATCATTTAGTACTAGTGTTAAAACGGCGAGTGCTTCAGCATCAACTTCAACTTCAGATAGTAAGACAGCTGCAAGTACTAGTGTTAATCTTGAAAATGAAAGTTTAAGTAAAACAGCCTCAATTATTAAGAGTGAAGATGCTTTACTTAATATCTTTAGTAATAGTGCTTCAATTTCAAAGGCAATTTCTGCAATTGATGAGTCTAACTCTACGTCTGTTTCTGTTGCTAATAGTCAATCTGTGTCTAATTCTCAAAGTACTTCAAAAAGCCTAGTATCAGCATCAGATAGTTTATCTGCTAGTTTATCTGCAGCTAATATAAGTATTTTGGATGATACTAAACCGCTTGATAGCAGACAAAGTTTTGCTTCAAATGCCCGTGATTCGCTCTTAACTGCATCCCAATCAAATAGTATAGCTGCATCATCTGCACCTAGTGAATCGGCTTCACTTTCAAAAAGTGCAAGTGGTAGTGACTCGACTAGTACTTCAACTTCACAGAGTGCAAATAATTCAACAGTTAACGCAAGTAATGATGCCAATGCATCTTTGATCACAAGCAGAGCTAATTCTGTAAGTGTAACTCCAGAAGTCAGCACCTTAATCGATAGTATCAATAGTGTAAGTACTAAGGATTCACAATCGCTTAGCCTAAGTACAAGTATTGCAAGTGAATCAGCTGCAACTTCAACTAATAATAGTAGGTTATCTGCATATGATAATTCTGCTTTACGATCCAAGAGTTTAAGTATTGCGGCATCAATCATTAGTGATGAGATGGGTTTCCTTGATGGGTTCAATGGTGCTACTTCTGCTTCAAGTGAGATTGCCTCATATAGTGAATCAGCTTCAAAGGCAACTTCTGCAATTAATTCAATTAATGATTCTAATTCTAAATCTGTTTCTGTTTCTAATAGCCAATCCATAGCTAATTCTCAAAGTACTTCAGAAAGTCAAGCATCAGATAGTTTAGCTGCTAGTTTGGCTGCAGCTAATGCAAGTATTTTGGATAATAATAAACCGCTTGACAGTAGACAAAGCTTTGCTTCAAATGCGCGTGAGTCGCTATCAACTGCATCCCAATCAAACAGTACAGCACTTAGTGAATCGACTTCACTGGCAAACAGTGTAAGTGGTAGTGGCTTGGCTAGTGCTTCAGATTCACAGAGTGCAAGTAGTGCAACAGATAGTGCAAGTAATAGTGCAAATGCATCTGAGCACACAAGCATAGTTCATTCTGTAAGTGTAACTCCAAAAGATAGTACTTTAATCAATAGTATCAATAGTGTAAGTACTAAAGATTCACAATCACTTAGCCAAAGTACAAATGATGCAAGTGCTTCAGCTGCAGCTTCAACTAATAATAGTAGGTTATCAGCATACGATAATGCTGATTCACAAGCCAAGAGTTTAAGTACTGCGGCATCAATATTTAAGAGTGAGAATAGTCTCCTTGATAGCTTCAATAGTGCTACTGGCGGTGGTTCGAATTCAACGAGCAATGGTGGCAACAGTTCTGGTTCACAGTCGTTTGATTCTAATTCAGTTTCAATTAGCCAAAGTGAAGCTGTCTCAATAGCTATCTCACAAAATTCAACTAATATTAGTAATTCGACTAGAGATAGTCAATCGGCTTCACGTTCTCAAAGTACTAGTTTGAGTACTGCTAGTGATAGTGCCTCAACTTCAACGAAGATTAGTGATTCTGCATCTAAGAGTATGTCAGCTAACCCGTCAAATGATCCGGACAGTATCAGCACTTCGGCTTCATTAGCTAGTGTTAGAGCTTCTGTATCTAAGAGTACGAGTATTAGTGCTTCTAGTTCAAATAGTCAAAGTTCTTCAGTTGCTAGTGATAGTGCTTCAGCATCGACCAGTGCTAGTCAATCAGATTCTACGATATCTAGTGCTAAAGATTCTGCATTGGATTCATTAACTGGTGGCTTCACATCACAAATTAACAGCGGCCTTCACGAAGCTTATAGTACAAGTGCATCGAGATCAACGAATACAAGTGCTTTAGATTCCGCTTCACGTAGTACGAGTTTAATTAGTGCTAGTGCTAGTGCTTCAACTTCAGACAGTTTGAGTACGTCGCAATCTAAGAATGCACCTGCATTTACGGATCCAGTACAGGCAAGTAATAGTGCTTCACAGTCGACCATTAAGAGTCAGAAAGCTTCACGGTCAGTTAGTGACAGTGTAACTAGTGCCAGCATCAGTGCTGCATCTAGTATGTCAGCTTCGGCTAATTCAACAGGAGCAAATGACGGTGACAGTAGTTTAGCTAATTCTCTTAGTGCCAGCACGTCTAGTTCGTTAGCAAATTCTAGTGATACAACAGGCGGAGGTACAGCAGGTGGCTCAACTGGTGGAACTGGCGGCTCATCAACCGGTGGAGGTACAACAGGCGGTAGTTCAACTGGTGGAACTGGCAGCTCATCAACCGGTGGAGGCTCAACTGGTGGTTCTACAACTGGTGGAACTGGCGGTCAGACAGGTACGAATACTAATAATTCGACTAATAACACAAATAATACAACTAATAATAATACCACCACGAATAATACGACCAATACTAATACAACCACTGAAAATAAGACGGTACGTTTCTTAACACATAATGCTTATTGCTACAATAATCAAGGTCAAAGAGTGGGTACAGTTATTTACTCACGCGGCGGCAAGATGGGTACTTATGGTGATAAGGTTGCAATTAATGGTCGGCAGTTCTATTCAATTGGTAATGGTAATTATGTTGCCGCTGGTAACTTCATTGGGTTTGAATCCAAGTTAAAGCATAATGCTCGTGTTTATACTAAGTCTGGTACTAAGTTAAAACAGAAGGTAAGAAAGCATAAGTGGATTAAGATCTACGAAAGTATCACTATTCATGGTAAAGAATACTACACTAATATTGATGGTAACTGTATTAAAGCAAGTAATTTTGTCGGCTTTGAATCGCGGTTGAAGCACAATGCCTTTGTTTATAACAAACACGGTAAACGTGTAGGGCTAAAGATTTTAAGGAAGAGAAAGTTAGTTAAGACTTATGGCAGTAAAATCATTAAAGGTAGAAAATTCTACTCAATTGGTAAAGGTAAATATGTTGCAGCAGGTAATTTTAAAAAATAA